The Candidatus Kapaibacterium sp. genome includes a region encoding these proteins:
- a CDS encoding NADH-quinone oxidoreductase subunit J, producing MTLILFMILGTLAIGSAIVTIASRHPVRSAMALVLHFFMLSGLYLTLNAQFIAAIQILVYAGAIMVLVIFVIMLLNLSNEEKLKLKLSSRYVLGWVFGSALAFLLMTLYITHSSFSQFNEETAAAVGTVNNLGNELFTNYIVPVELIGVLLTGTIVGALVLAKKKLEN from the coding sequence TTGACACTAATACTATTTATGATATTGGGAACCTTAGCAATAGGTTCGGCAATTGTAACTATAGCAAGCAGGCATCCCGTGCGTTCGGCAATGGCTTTAGTCTTGCATTTCTTCATGTTGTCGGGTCTATATCTGACACTAAATGCGCAATTTATCGCAGCCATTCAAATATTAGTTTATGCCGGCGCCATAATGGTGCTTGTCATATTCGTAATCATGTTGCTCAACTTGTCGAACGAAGAGAAATTGAAATTGAAGCTTTCCTCTCGATATGTACTTGGATGGGTGTTTGGTTCGGCACTCGCTTTCCTTCTGATGACACTTTATATCACTCACTCGAGTTTCAGCCAATTCAACGAGGAAACAGCAGCAGCAGTAGGCACCGTCAACAATCTTGGTAACGAACTTTTCACCAATTACATCGTCCCCGTGGAACTGATTGGTGTACTACTTACCGGAACAATCGTCGGGGCATTAGTTTTAGCAAAAAAGAAGTTAGAAAATTAA
- the nuoK gene encoding NADH-quinone oxidoreductase subunit NuoK has product MQAIPIEYYLVLSGIIFSIGTIGVITRRNAIIIFMSIELMLNSVNLTFVGFAANFGDASGQVFVFFVMSVAAAEAAIGLAIVIALFRIKQSVNVDEINILKW; this is encoded by the coding sequence ATGCAAGCAATACCCATAGAATATTACCTCGTTTTGTCGGGCATCATCTTTTCGATTGGTACGATAGGAGTTATTACCCGCCGCAACGCAATTATCATTTTCATGTCAATCGAATTGATGTTGAATTCTGTCAATCTTACCTTTGTAGGCTTTGCCGCTAATTTTGGCGACGCCTCCGGACAAGTATTTGTATTTTTTGTCATGTCAGTAGCCGCCGCCGAAGCTGCAATCGGATTAGCAATCGTCATCGCCCTCTTCAGAATCAAACAAAGCGTCAACGTTGATGAAATCAACATTTTGAAGTGGTAA
- the tnpA gene encoding IS200/IS605 family transposase gives MSTYTQIIYQIVFSTKNRERTLTKPNREELLKYIWGILKSKNCHLYRISAVEDHLHLITHLHPTISLASLVKDIKLASSTLIKQKGLFPNFGGWAEGYGAFTYSIREKDRLILYVKNQEEHHRTKSFREEFIEMLQEHEIEFDEKYLV, from the coding sequence ATGAGCACATATACCCAAATAATCTATCAGATAGTTTTTAGTACCAAAAACAGAGAACGCACTCTTACCAAGCCAAACAGAGAAGAGCTTCTGAAATACATCTGGGGTATATTGAAAAGCAAAAATTGCCATCTGTACAGAATTAGCGCCGTAGAAGATCATTTACATTTAATCACACACTTGCATCCAACAATCTCATTAGCCTCGCTTGTCAAAGATATAAAATTGGCAAGTTCTACATTGATTAAACAGAAAGGTTTGTTCCCAAACTTTGGAGGCTGGGCGGAAGGCTACGGAGCATTTACCTATAGTATCAGAGAAAAAGACAGATTAATCTTGTACGTGAAAAATCAAGAAGAACACCATCGAACCAAAAGTTTCCGGGAAGAATTTATAGAAATGCTGCAAGAGCATGAAATTGAGTTTGATGAGAAATACCTTGTGTAA
- a CDS encoding T9SS type A sorting domain-containing protein, with protein sequence MKNFIILSLLALFVTNTAESQLMQKQLATEPLPSVRERVIDDGIDAPELIFVVSMNQDVEFFGQTMEMRFDITTGKGDLWMYIFTNESRTDFRGYVVFKPVLGGYIIEEFAAEEILESGLPIELEQSLDDFAWQNSDKVAAAFRSSAAFSDFYALDPDVFMIALFLNGGIPGIEYGDPMWGAIMEKDDMEQMCSAHAISLEVQCLLEASVDDAIANNFMIYPNPTSDYLTIHLYDINHTVNRMAENTDIEVQIFNVLGVEIQNFTSSLSVGDKVRVNVSDLPTGTYFIKIGNRFVPFVKE encoded by the coding sequence ATGAAAAATTTTATTATACTAAGTTTATTAGCACTCTTCGTCACAAATACAGCCGAAAGCCAGCTTATGCAAAAGCAACTCGCCACTGAGCCCCTCCCATCTGTTCGCGAAAGAGTCATTGATGACGGAATTGACGCTCCGGAATTGATTTTTGTCGTCTCAATGAATCAAGATGTTGAATTTTTTGGTCAAACAATGGAAATGAGATTCGATATAACGACCGGAAAGGGCGACTTATGGATGTATATATTTACAAATGAATCGCGAACAGATTTTCGCGGCTATGTAGTATTCAAGCCCGTTCTCGGCGGATATATAATTGAAGAATTCGCTGCCGAAGAAATACTTGAAAGTGGATTACCGATAGAATTAGAGCAATCTTTAGACGATTTTGCATGGCAAAATAGCGACAAAGTAGCCGCTGCCTTTCGCTCATCAGCAGCATTTTCAGATTTTTATGCACTCGACCCCGATGTTTTCATGATTGCCTTGTTTTTGAACGGTGGTATCCCGGGCATTGAATATGGAGACCCAATGTGGGGAGCAATAATGGAAAAGGATGATATGGAACAAATGTGTTCAGCACATGCCATCAGTCTCGAAGTACAGTGCTTGCTCGAAGCATCAGTTGATGACGCAATTGCCAACAACTTCATGATTTATCCCAATCCTACCTCAGATTATCTCACAATCCATCTATACGATATCAACCATACGGTTAACCGTATGGCTGAAAACACAGATATAGAAGTGCAAATATTTAACGTGCTGGGAGTAGAAATTCAAAACTTCACTTCAAGCCTCTCCGTAGGCGATAAAGTTAGAGTAAATGTATCAGATTTGCCAACCGGCACCTATTTCATAAAAATTGGCAATCGCTTTGTACCATTCGTAAAAGAATAG